One Apostichopus japonicus isolate 1M-3 chromosome 7, ASM3797524v1, whole genome shotgun sequence genomic region harbors:
- the LOC139970283 gene encoding E3 ubiquitin-protein ligase TRIM56-like, with translation MEEQLVKSVTDELNCGICMNRFRVPKMLDCIHTFCESCLEGYVENLNGKELTCPMCRKTCPLPAGVKGLQTNIYLVNMCDKIDLYEKLKSSKLASKLCESCKKNTTVTAFCIDCKYAICRSCEEHHSLFPALQSHTIERLDNNLDERKLQIVQKSVMVPTCDLHVPEKLRFYCKTCSKLICRECTVIQHPKPDHMCVEVSSQFVEVKERLSNLLRETLEQERVVSEYVTGAKSGESVIKMESETMFKVIQDRYQKVKSEIESQLKKKLKEAEKAVKRKQAFKESRINKSFKLADNWMKRMESTKDTTQKVIRENNMWELLSLSNNLIGSFNTLQDDKNTFNGTASILKLI, from the coding sequence ATGGAGGAACAGCTCGTGAAATCCGTAACAGACGAACTTAACTGTGGTATCTGCATGAACCGTTTTCGTGTACCGAAGATGTTGGACTGCATACATACCTTCTGTGAAAGTTGCTTGGAGGGTTACGTGGAGAACTTAAATGGGAAAGAGCTTACTTGCCCAATGTGCAGAAAAACGTGCCCACTGCCAGCCGGAGTAAAAGGTCTGCAGACGAACATATACTTGGTAAACATGTGTGACAAAATAGACTTGTATGAGAAGCTAAAATCATCAAAACTTGCTTCAAAGTTGTGTgaaagttgtaaaaaaaatactacGGTTACGGCCTTTTGTATTGATTGTAAGTACGCTATTTGCAGGAGTTGTGAGGAACATCACTCTCTATTTCCAGCCCTTCAATCTCATACGATCGAAAGACTTGATAATAATTTGGACGAAAGGAAACTGCAGATAGTCCAAAAGAGTGTGATGGTTCCAACTTGTGATCTTCACGTTCCCGAGAAACTACGTTTCTACTGTAAGACGTGCTCTAAACTGATTTGCAGGGAGTGTACGGTGATACAACATCCAAAACCTGATCACATGTGCGTAGAAGTCTCAAGTCAATTTGTAGAAGTTAAGGAGAGATTATCAAACCTTTTGAGAGAAACTCTCGAACAAGAACGAGTTGTCTCTGAGTATGTGACAGGTGCGAAGTCAGGGGAAAGTGTAATCAAAATGGAATCTGAAACAATGTTTAAAGTAATACAAGATAGGTATCAGAAGGTGAAGTCTGAAATTGAAAGtcaattaaagaaaaaattaaaagaagctGAAAAAGCTGTTAAACGAAAACAAGCTTTCAAAGAATCCAGGATTAACAAATCTTTCAAACTAGCTGATAATTGGATGAAACGAATGGAGAGCACGAAAGATACAACACAAAAAGTTATTCGGGAAAATAATATGTGGGAATTGTTAAGCTTGTCTAATAATTTAATTGGTTCATTCAATACATTGCAAGATGATAAGAATACCTTCAATGGAACAGCTTCGATCTTAAAATTGATATGA